A section of the Streptomyces sp. V3I8 genome encodes:
- a CDS encoding restriction endonuclease — MSRRSAGFVGVWAEVQRQQQRQSEAEARQQRQQAQQARAYQRRVAQSHREYRQAEALRRTEELDAQVASLQGLLASGCRVRAFRASSLLRSEEVQAFAPGALAQPVPMPDWNQYQVQSGWTAGRRAQAQVEARARFERDRQAARTAESRRQQQLAAYQRQYQQWADAQLADVRRHNAGILEVTEGVRRCDPESVVEYFSGALYASTAWPEGFPRQVAAAYDPAARQLVLDWELPAYDIVPEVKSVRYMTGTDQDKETLRPVGQRRALYREVLAQCMLLVLHELFAADELGALESVTLNGFVDGHDPTTGRPGHICLATVMASSSTFRELHLAQVDAGSCLADALRGQLSARPDHLTPVRPSRLPQDVGNRVVAHGSDEEPDLYDMDPIVFENLVADLFRAMGMQAVTTQRSNDGGVDVDALDPTPIRGGKIVVQVKRYRNTVPPTAVRDLYGTVQDAGANKGVLVTTSRFGPGSHTFANGKPLELVPGSELVDLLHRHGLRGRLGEGARQVPARPAPTARDDRLPDDYNVLGMSWTGDVALDVCALVCRGNRVLSDEHFVFFNNPRTTDGSVRALPPTAPDKAAICVAFDGLPDEADRLVLVAAVDPEVNPDADLSGFTHACIRLRDPGLAELGRLEVSDGRPDETALVLGSFRRRPSGDWDFVLGGKGYTGGLEELVQDFGIEVE, encoded by the coding sequence ATGAGTCGTCGATCCGCCGGTTTTGTCGGCGTCTGGGCTGAAGTGCAACGACAGCAGCAGCGCCAGTCGGAAGCCGAAGCCAGACAGCAGAGACAGCAAGCGCAGCAGGCACGCGCCTATCAACGGCGCGTCGCCCAGAGCCACCGCGAGTACAGACAGGCGGAGGCACTGCGCCGCACCGAGGAACTCGACGCGCAGGTCGCCTCGTTGCAGGGTCTTCTCGCCTCGGGATGCCGGGTCCGTGCCTTCAGGGCCTCCTCTCTGCTGCGGTCCGAGGAGGTCCAGGCCTTCGCTCCGGGAGCATTGGCGCAGCCCGTGCCCATGCCGGACTGGAACCAGTACCAGGTGCAGAGCGGATGGACCGCCGGTCGCCGGGCCCAGGCCCAGGTCGAGGCACGGGCCCGTTTCGAGCGGGACCGGCAGGCCGCCCGGACGGCGGAGAGCCGGCGGCAGCAGCAACTGGCGGCCTATCAGCGGCAGTACCAGCAGTGGGCCGATGCCCAGCTGGCCGACGTGCGCCGGCACAACGCCGGCATCCTCGAGGTGACCGAGGGTGTGAGGCGCTGCGATCCCGAGTCCGTGGTCGAGTACTTCTCCGGCGCCCTCTACGCCTCGACCGCCTGGCCGGAGGGTTTCCCGCGTCAGGTGGCGGCAGCCTACGACCCGGCGGCACGACAGCTGGTGCTGGACTGGGAGCTGCCCGCCTACGACATCGTCCCCGAGGTCAAGTCCGTCCGGTACATGACGGGGACGGACCAGGACAAGGAGACCCTCCGCCCGGTGGGACAGCGCAGGGCCCTGTACCGGGAGGTCCTCGCCCAGTGCATGCTGCTCGTCCTGCACGAACTCTTCGCGGCGGACGAGCTGGGCGCGCTGGAGTCGGTCACCCTGAACGGGTTCGTGGACGGGCACGATCCCACGACCGGCCGACCGGGCCACATCTGCCTGGCCACGGTGATGGCTTCGAGTTCGACGTTCCGCGAGCTGCACCTGGCTCAGGTGGACGCGGGCAGCTGCCTGGCCGACGCACTGCGCGGGCAGCTGTCGGCCCGGCCCGACCACCTCACGCCGGTACGGCCGAGCCGCCTGCCGCAGGATGTCGGGAACCGCGTCGTCGCGCACGGCAGCGACGAGGAACCCGACCTCTACGACATGGACCCGATCGTCTTCGAGAACCTGGTGGCCGACCTCTTCCGTGCCATGGGGATGCAGGCGGTCACCACGCAGCGTTCCAACGACGGAGGCGTGGACGTCGACGCACTGGATCCGACGCCGATCCGCGGTGGGAAGATCGTCGTGCAGGTGAAGCGCTACCGCAACACGGTGCCGCCCACCGCCGTGCGTGACCTCTACGGGACCGTGCAGGATGCCGGCGCCAACAAGGGCGTCCTCGTGACGACGTCGAGGTTCGGCCCCGGTTCGCACACCTTCGCCAACGGAAAGCCGCTCGAACTGGTCCCGGGCAGCGAACTCGTGGACCTGCTGCACCGTCACGGCCTGCGCGGGCGTCTCGGGGAGGGCGCCCGTCAGGTCCCGGCGCGACCGGCACCGACCGCGCGGGACGACCGGCTGCCCGACGACTACAACGTGCTGGGCATGTCGTGGACCGGAGACGTCGCCCTGGACGTGTGCGCTCTCGTCTGCCGTGGCAACCGCGTCCTGAGCGACGAGCACTTCGTCTTCTTCAACAATCCGCGCACCACGGACGGCTCCGTGCGCGCCCTTCCCCCCACGGCACCCGACAAGGCCGCGATCTGCGTCGCCTTCGACGGTCTGCCGGACGAGGCCGACCGGCTGGTTCTCGTGGCGGCCGTCGACCCGGAGGTGAACCCCGACGCCGACCTCTCCGGTTTCACGCATGCGTGCATCCGCCTGCGTGACCCGGGGCTGGCCGAACTGGGACGGCTCGAAGTCTCCGACGGCAGGCCGGACGAGACCGCTCTGGTACTCGGCTCCTTCCGCCGTCGGCCGAGCGGGGACTGGGACTTCGTCCTGGGCGGCAAGGGCTACACGGGCGGCCTGGAGGAACTCGTCCAGGATTTCGGCATCGAGGTGGAGTAG
- a CDS encoding DUF3455 domain-containing protein, whose amino-acid sequence MKIAKRLVLTTTALAAATAATLFGATAGQAAASPPVRAGFDVPAALKVPDGNRLTGVFSAEGVQTYTCTDGVWKLLEPAATLWVKGDRTHRAVALHSRGPVWVSTVDGSAVNAAAVATSPRTGTIPELLLQATATRGTGVFADVSYIQRLGTDGGVAPTTACTGTDQVSVPYSATYTFYKPAK is encoded by the coding sequence ATGAAGATCGCGAAGCGACTCGTTCTCACCACCACGGCTCTCGCAGCCGCGACCGCCGCCACGCTCTTCGGCGCGACGGCCGGTCAGGCCGCGGCCTCCCCGCCCGTACGCGCCGGCTTCGACGTGCCCGCCGCGCTGAAGGTTCCCGACGGCAACCGGCTCACCGGCGTCTTCTCCGCCGAAGGCGTCCAGACCTACACCTGCACCGACGGTGTCTGGAAGCTGCTGGAGCCCGCCGCCACCCTCTGGGTCAAGGGTGACCGCACCCACCGTGCCGTCGCCCTGCACTCCCGCGGCCCCGTCTGGGTGTCCACGGTGGACGGCAGCGCCGTGAACGCCGCAGCCGTCGCCACCTCGCCCAGGACCGGCACCATCCCCGAGCTCCTCCTCCAGGCGACCGCCACCCGCGGTACCGGTGTCTTCGCCGACGTCTCCTACATCCAGCGCCTCGGCACCGACGGCGGTGTCGCCCCCACCACCGCCTGCACCGGCACCGACCAGGTCAGCGTCCCGTACTCCGCCACCTACACCTTCTACAAGCCCGCCAAGTGA
- a CDS encoding NADPH-dependent F420 reductase, with translation MRIGILGTGTLAAALGEGWTRAGHEVAIGGRSQVRAGKLAGRLGHGTLAGTPREAAVGRDAVLLAVSWDGVEEMLDLAGASDGVLDGTPLIDPTNAVAHGVGVLLTGKGEPMALRIAALAPGAHVVKAFHLFSAGQWTGLPAAGRPRVTVAMCGDDPAALDVVGGLVRDVGGTPATLGTLDRVAQLEEVAGFVIGLAFAGFDPNSAIPTVS, from the coding sequence ATGCGTATCGGAATTCTGGGGACGGGCACCCTGGCGGCGGCCCTGGGTGAGGGCTGGACGCGCGCGGGGCACGAGGTGGCGATCGGCGGACGCTCACAGGTCAGGGCGGGGAAGCTCGCCGGGCGACTGGGGCACGGGACGCTCGCCGGCACGCCGCGTGAAGCGGCCGTGGGCCGCGACGCGGTGCTGCTCGCCGTGTCGTGGGACGGTGTCGAGGAGATGCTGGACCTGGCGGGCGCGTCCGACGGCGTACTCGACGGGACGCCGCTGATCGATCCGACGAACGCCGTCGCGCACGGTGTCGGTGTCCTGCTCACCGGGAAGGGCGAGCCGATGGCGCTGCGCATCGCCGCACTCGCCCCGGGCGCCCACGTCGTGAAGGCGTTCCATCTCTTCTCCGCCGGCCAGTGGACAGGCCTCCCCGCGGCGGGCCGGCCGCGGGTGACCGTGGCGATGTGCGGCGACGACCCGGCGGCGCTGGACGTCGTCGGCGGGCTGGTGCGCGACGTGGGAGGGACGCCGGCGACCCTCGGCACCCTCGACCGTGTCGCCCAGTTGGAGGAGGTGGCGGGCTTCGTCATCGGTCTGGCGTTCGCCGGCTTCGACCCCAACTCCGCGATACCCACGGTGTCCTGA
- a CDS encoding winged helix-turn-helix transcriptional regulator, which yields MTDHHVHCYELVADCRLRAATDLFAHTWDPVVLAALRTGPRRRRELRAAIGGISDKVLTDTLRRLLADGLVDRSAHAEAPPRVEYGLTGLGQSLVEGPLTALGRWVVEHGDELLEAQERAADRPGRR from the coding sequence ATGACTGATCACCACGTGCACTGCTACGAGCTGGTCGCCGACTGCCGTCTGCGCGCGGCCACGGATCTGTTCGCGCACACCTGGGATCCCGTCGTACTGGCGGCTCTTCGCACGGGACCGCGCCGGCGCCGCGAGCTGCGCGCCGCGATCGGCGGCATCAGCGACAAGGTCCTCACCGACACCCTGCGCCGTCTGCTCGCCGACGGCCTGGTCGACCGCAGCGCCCACGCCGAGGCACCACCGCGCGTCGAGTACGGTCTGACCGGCCTGGGGCAGAGCCTGGTCGAGGGGCCTCTGACGGCGCTCGGACGCTGGGTGGTCGAACACGGCGACGAGCTCCTCGAAGCCCAGGAGAGAGCGGCGGACCGACCCGGCCGACGGTGA
- a CDS encoding NAD(P)-dependent alcohol dehydrogenase, translated as MTTVAAYAAPAAKAPLERTTIERRPVGEHDVLIEIKFAGICHSDIHQAREGWGEAIFPMVPGHEIAGIVTEVGSGVTGFTVGDRVGVGCMVDSCRECDNCKAGLEQYCVKGMTGTYNAVDRNGEPTYGGYSTHIVVDEAYTVRIPEGLALDEAAPLLCAGITTYSPLRHWNAGPGKKVAILGMGGLGHMGVKIAHALGAEVTVLSQSLRKKDDGLKLGADHYYATSDPETFEELRGTFDLILSTVSAPLDLDRFLSLLRADGAFVNVGAPEEPVALNLFSVIGGRKTLAGSSIGGIRETQEMLDFCAEHGFGAEIELISASEINEAYERVLASDVRYRFVIDAATI; from the coding sequence ATGACCACTGTCGCCGCATACGCCGCTCCCGCCGCCAAGGCTCCGCTGGAGCGCACGACCATCGAGCGCCGCCCGGTCGGCGAGCACGACGTCCTCATCGAGATCAAGTTCGCCGGCATCTGCCACTCGGACATCCACCAGGCCCGCGAGGGCTGGGGCGAGGCCATCTTCCCGATGGTCCCCGGCCACGAGATCGCCGGCATCGTCACCGAGGTCGGCTCCGGCGTCACCGGGTTCACCGTCGGCGACCGCGTCGGCGTCGGCTGCATGGTCGACTCCTGCCGCGAGTGCGACAACTGCAAGGCCGGCCTGGAGCAGTACTGCGTCAAGGGCATGACCGGCACGTACAACGCCGTCGACAGGAACGGCGAGCCCACCTACGGCGGCTACTCGACGCACATCGTCGTCGACGAGGCGTACACCGTCCGCATCCCCGAGGGCCTGGCCCTCGACGAGGCCGCGCCGCTGCTGTGCGCCGGCATCACCACGTACTCCCCGCTCCGGCACTGGAACGCCGGCCCCGGCAAGAAGGTCGCCATCCTCGGCATGGGCGGCCTGGGCCACATGGGCGTCAAGATCGCGCACGCGCTCGGTGCCGAGGTGACCGTGCTGTCGCAGTCGCTGCGCAAGAAGGACGACGGCCTGAAGCTGGGCGCCGACCACTACTACGCGACCAGCGACCCGGAGACCTTCGAGGAGCTGCGCGGCACGTTCGACCTGATCCTCTCGACCGTCTCGGCCCCGCTGGACCTGGACAGGTTCCTGTCCCTGCTCCGCGCGGACGGCGCCTTCGTGAACGTGGGCGCGCCCGAGGAGCCGGTCGCCCTGAACCTCTTCTCGGTGATCGGCGGCCGCAAGACCCTCGCCGGGTCGAGCATCGGCGGCATCCGGGAGACCCAGGAGATGCTGGACTTCTGCGCCGAGCACGGCTTCGGCGCGGAGATCGAGCTGATCAGCGCGTCCGAGATCAACGAGGCGTACGAGCGGGTGCTGGCGAGTGACGTGCGGTACCGCTTCGTGATCGACGCCGCGACGATCTAG
- a CDS encoding helix-turn-helix transcriptional regulator, which produces MDEQPSQGPTGQIGREPGRPLDRRAELSEFLRTRRARLKPQDVGLPDFGRHRRVPGLRREELAQLAGVSVAYYTRLEQGNGRNVSAEVLDAIARALRLSGAEHAHLTHLAKPKQHKKKPSARPQQVRTAMRQLIDTFDSVPAYVVGRRTDVLAWNRMAAAVFGDWAQLPEAERNWARMVFLKPGYRELFVDWDQKASDIVSFLRMDAGCHPDDPRLSTLVGELSVKSEEFRRLWATHDVKEKSHGVKRLHHPLVGELSLSFENFRLVDDEELSLVTYHAEPGSPSAEALRLLASWGADATRAGSASSPHAP; this is translated from the coding sequence ATGGACGAACAGCCCTCTCAGGGGCCTACCGGACAGATCGGCCGGGAGCCGGGACGGCCGCTGGACCGGCGCGCCGAGCTCAGCGAGTTCCTGCGCACCCGCCGGGCCCGGCTGAAGCCGCAGGACGTGGGGCTGCCGGACTTCGGGCGGCACCGCCGGGTGCCGGGGCTGCGCCGCGAGGAGCTGGCCCAGCTGGCCGGGGTGTCCGTGGCCTACTACACGCGCCTGGAGCAGGGCAACGGGCGGAACGTGTCGGCGGAGGTGCTCGACGCCATCGCGCGCGCCCTGCGGCTGAGCGGGGCCGAGCACGCGCACCTCACGCATCTCGCGAAGCCCAAGCAGCACAAGAAGAAGCCGTCGGCCCGGCCGCAGCAGGTGCGGACGGCGATGCGGCAGCTGATCGACACGTTCGACAGCGTGCCCGCGTACGTCGTCGGGCGGCGTACGGACGTCCTCGCCTGGAACCGGATGGCGGCGGCCGTCTTCGGCGACTGGGCACAGCTGCCGGAGGCCGAGCGGAACTGGGCGCGGATGGTGTTCCTCAAGCCCGGGTACCGCGAGCTGTTCGTGGACTGGGACCAGAAGGCGTCCGACATCGTGAGCTTCCTGCGCATGGACGCGGGGTGCCATCCGGACGACCCCCGGCTGTCCACGCTGGTCGGTGAGCTGTCCGTGAAGAGCGAGGAGTTCCGGCGGCTGTGGGCGACGCACGACGTCAAGGAGAAGAGCCACGGGGTGAAGCGGCTGCATCATCCGCTGGTCGGTGAGCTGTCCCTGTCGTTCGAGAACTTCAGGCTGGTCGACGACGAGGAGCTGTCGCTGGTGACGTACCACGCCGAACCGGGGTCGCCCTCGGCGGAGGCGCTGCGGCTGCTCGCCAGCTGGGGGGCGGACGCGACCCGCGCGGGCTCGGCGTCGTCGCCCCACGCCCCGTAG
- a CDS encoding group II truncated hemoglobin produces MTAHTVEYIRYLIPEQQSAQFLAAYNRAAAHLAAAPQCVDYELARSEEDFEHFVLRVTWTSTEDDAEGFRESELFADFIAEVGPFAGFIEEMRHYKPTAVRGTGAAVPTLYAWAGGAEAFARLTEVFYGKVLKDEVLAPVFEGLAAEHAAHVASWFGEVFGGPPAYSETQGGHGHMVAKHLGKGITEVQRRRWVNLLQDAADEAGLPTDAEFRSAFVAYAEWGTRLAVHFSAPDATPPAEQPVPRWTWGAAPPYQG; encoded by the coding sequence ATGACCGCCCACACCGTTGAGTACATCCGGTACCTCATTCCCGAGCAGCAGTCGGCGCAGTTCCTCGCCGCCTACAACCGGGCCGCCGCACACCTCGCGGCGGCTCCCCAGTGCGTCGACTACGAACTGGCCCGCTCGGAGGAGGACTTCGAGCACTTCGTGCTCCGCGTCACCTGGACGTCCACCGAGGACGACGCCGAGGGTTTCCGCGAGTCCGAGCTCTTCGCCGACTTCATCGCCGAGGTGGGCCCCTTCGCGGGGTTCATCGAGGAGATGCGCCACTACAAGCCCACGGCGGTACGGGGCACGGGGGCGGCCGTGCCCACGCTGTACGCCTGGGCCGGGGGCGCCGAGGCCTTCGCCCGGCTCACCGAGGTCTTCTACGGCAAGGTCCTCAAGGACGAGGTCCTCGCCCCCGTCTTCGAGGGCCTCGCCGCGGAGCACGCCGCCCACGTGGCGTCCTGGTTCGGCGAGGTCTTCGGCGGGCCGCCCGCCTACTCCGAGACGCAGGGCGGTCACGGGCACATGGTCGCCAAGCACCTGGGCAAGGGCATCACGGAGGTCCAGCGGCGGCGCTGGGTGAACCTGCTCCAGGACGCGGCGGACGAGGCCGGCCTGCCCACGGACGCCGAGTTCCGCTCGGCGTTCGTCGCGTACGCGGAGTGGGGGACGCGGCTGGCCGTGCACTTCTCGGCGCCGGACGCGACGCCTCCGGCGGAGCAGCCGGTTCCCCGCTGGACGTGGGGCGCGGCCCCGCCGTACCAGGGCTGA